A single region of the Thermococcus zilligii AN1 genome encodes:
- a CDS encoding 6-pyruvoyl-tetrahydropterin synthase-related protein, with protein MVEIKRIKIREALFILFVFFLSLFVLRGFLSPGYPPSWGGDSYGHLFKIWKLMKDYSPWIEDWYGGYPFLRFYPPLSYLIGALLGKITSSAIAGYKLTVLLAILVGAVSTRVLLKELDFSDASSYLSGIVYAFSVYHLRVLSPEGNFPRFLAINVAPLFLLALLYITRRNWRYAVLSGLFLAVVGLAHHTLFVSFGLMVSFLLPYFWITRRNGVKDIALDLAVASITALSISSFWVLPFLLEKGNAHFLKENSIEYLFKFQSVRLEDLLFHTSSWSFYQGLAFYIGVAGIVILLAKKEKPQRLLGAGLLGASLVAILLSLGYYGPMAFLNRLPLLDMIPPYRWLDSLSLAGAIGVGALFEVLSGFIPQNTGNGAKRKAVAGILLAFLVVLSLSDIRLQVDSLKAESFPGDYLAVLSYIKNDNSTGWRFYQSGLWITQGSRVAYTPALAGKPSLDGWYRQGDPAYPQHSYLNYAMEKDPEFAEKALRAYSVKYVITDENYGGYGDITGNLRGFGFEEVYSSGPFHLYRWNNFTFLQPKTGVLVIGDWSIDLGVPYERGSFVEDYAKKLSSYSLVILDGYKYRDVGVWFDLQEYVKNGGVLVINTFRSPDAEAERLGVRSLIVKVQGRANLSSAVFNASEFSEFQYEGQPWTATAYTGDIVPLIRLENLTVLGYKDYGRGRVYFVGLNLPYHAVYSNNDYEKSILRGLLTPYLQAPELNYTILELGDGRIKLRYGLERPAKVIVSENYFPHWKAKVDGDMVSVERNNEFGLVELNLPAGEHELELSFEDPFLPLRYLSLLSLLLVLGLLLLPKRT; from the coding sequence ATGGTTGAAATCAAAAGGATTAAAATCCGCGAGGCCCTCTTTATACTCTTTGTTTTCTTCCTGTCCCTCTTCGTGTTGAGGGGGTTCCTCTCCCCGGGCTATCCACCTTCGTGGGGAGGCGACTCCTACGGCCACCTCTTCAAGATATGGAAGCTCATGAAAGATTACTCCCCATGGATTGAGGACTGGTACGGCGGTTATCCCTTCCTGAGGTTTTATCCACCCCTCTCGTACCTTATCGGTGCCCTCCTGGGTAAAATAACATCATCCGCGATAGCAGGCTATAAACTGACCGTTCTACTGGCGATTTTGGTGGGTGCCGTGTCCACCAGGGTTCTCCTCAAAGAACTCGACTTCTCCGATGCGTCTTCATACTTATCTGGAATCGTCTACGCCTTCTCAGTCTACCACCTGAGGGTTCTCTCGCCGGAGGGAAACTTCCCGAGGTTCCTGGCCATTAACGTTGCCCCCCTTTTCCTTCTTGCCCTGCTTTACATAACCCGCAGAAACTGGAGATACGCCGTGCTCTCGGGCCTTTTCTTGGCCGTTGTTGGGCTGGCCCACCATACCCTTTTCGTGAGCTTTGGGTTAATGGTGTCCTTTCTTCTCCCCTACTTCTGGATAACGAGGAGGAACGGCGTTAAAGATATTGCCCTTGACCTGGCCGTAGCAAGCATCACGGCCCTTTCCATTTCCTCCTTCTGGGTTCTCCCGTTTTTGCTGGAGAAGGGCAACGCCCACTTCCTAAAGGAGAACAGCATTGAGTACCTCTTTAAGTTCCAGAGCGTTAGGCTGGAGGATTTACTGTTTCACACGTCTTCCTGGTCCTTCTACCAGGGGTTGGCCTTCTATATAGGGGTTGCTGGGATTGTAATCCTTTTAGCGAAAAAGGAGAAGCCGCAGAGGCTCCTTGGGGCAGGCCTCCTCGGGGCTTCTCTGGTGGCCATATTACTTTCCCTTGGCTATTACGGCCCTATGGCTTTCCTCAACAGGCTCCCCCTCCTCGATATGATACCTCCCTACAGGTGGCTCGATAGCCTTTCACTCGCCGGAGCAATCGGCGTCGGCGCCCTCTTTGAAGTTCTCAGCGGGTTTATCCCTCAAAACACCGGGAATGGCGCAAAAAGAAAGGCAGTTGCTGGAATTCTCCTCGCGTTTCTCGTTGTCCTCTCCCTTTCGGACATCAGGCTCCAGGTTGACTCATTAAAGGCCGAGAGCTTTCCCGGGGATTACCTGGCCGTCCTGAGCTATATTAAGAATGACAACTCAACCGGCTGGAGGTTTTATCAGTCAGGTCTCTGGATTACCCAAGGCTCCAGGGTTGCCTACACGCCTGCCCTCGCGGGAAAGCCCTCTTTAGACGGGTGGTACAGGCAGGGCGATCCCGCTTATCCCCAGCACTCTTATCTGAACTACGCCATGGAAAAAGACCCCGAGTTTGCCGAGAAAGCCCTGAGGGCATATTCCGTGAAGTACGTCATAACCGACGAGAACTACGGGGGTTATGGCGATATAACAGGGAACCTCAGAGGCTTTGGCTTTGAGGAAGTATATTCCTCCGGCCCGTTCCACCTCTACCGCTGGAACAACTTCACCTTCCTCCAGCCAAAGACTGGCGTTCTCGTAATAGGGGACTGGTCGATTGACCTGGGGGTTCCCTACGAACGCGGGAGCTTTGTGGAGGATTACGCCAAAAAGCTCTCCAGCTATTCTCTGGTCATCCTGGACGGCTACAAGTACAGGGATGTTGGCGTTTGGTTTGACCTCCAGGAGTACGTTAAGAACGGCGGGGTTTTGGTGATCAACACCTTCAGAAGCCCCGATGCGGAGGCAGAGCGCTTGGGCGTGAGGTCCCTGATAGTAAAGGTTCAGGGGAGAGCCAACCTCAGTTCAGCAGTATTCAACGCGTCAGAGTTCTCCGAATTCCAGTACGAGGGCCAGCCCTGGACGGCCACCGCTTACACTGGGGACATAGTGCCCCTCATTAGGCTTGAGAACCTCACGGTTCTTGGCTACAAAGATTACGGCAGGGGGCGCGTCTATTTCGTCGGCCTGAACCTCCCATACCATGCCGTCTATAGCAACAACGACTACGAGAAATCCATCCTGAGGGGGCTTCTCACTCCATACCTCCAGGCCCCGGAGCTGAACTACACCATTCTTGAGCTCGGCGATGGAAGAATAAAGCTCAGGTACGGCCTTGAAAGGCCAGCGAAAGTAATTGTGAGCGAGAACTACTTCCCGCACTGGAAGGCGAAAGTTGACGGAGACATGGTTTCGGTGGAGAGGAACAACGAATTTGGCCTCGTCGAGCTGAACCTTCCAGCAGGGGAGCACGAGCTTGAGCTGAGCTTTGAAGACCCCTTCTTACCCCTCCGATATTTAAGCTTACTTTCCCTTCTCCTCGTGCTGGGTCTCCTTTTGCTCCCAAAGAGGACTTGA